The Acidimicrobiales bacterium genome segment CCCTCGACTCGCTGGTGGCCGACGGCCTCGCCGTCGTTCGCGACGGCGCCGGCCGCCTCCCCTGACGTTCAGTCCGCCAGAAAACGCAGGACGGCGGCGTTGACCACGTCAGGCCGCTCCACATGGCAGAAGTGGCCGGCGTCCTCGATGATCAGCGCGTCGGGCGGGGCGAACTCCACGCCGATGCACCCGTCGTTGCGGCCGTGCACGTAGAGCCAGGGCTGGGGCAGCGGCCAGTCGGGCCGGGTGTGGGGGTCGGGCTGGAACATGGCCCGGTATGTGGCCAGCGCGGCGCTGAGGTGCTCGGGCGCTCGCAGCGCGTCCTTCACATGGGCGACGTCTTCGGCGGCGTCGAAGCCGGGCGACCAGTCGGCCCACAGCCGGTCGAGGAACGCCAGGTCGTCTGCGCCCACGGCCATTTCCGCAAACGGGGTCTGGAAGAAGTAGATGTAGAAGCTGCGTCGGATCTGGTCGTACGACAGGAAGGCCGCCCCGAACACCGACATGGGCGGCACGGCCATCGTCACCAGCTTCGACCACCGCTCGGGGCCGGCCGCGGCGGCGCCGTAGGCGCCGAGGGCGCCCCAGTCGTGGCCGATGAGCACGGCCCGCTCGTCGCCGCCCAGCGCTGCGTGCAGGGCGTCGGCGTCGTCTACGATGGCGCTCGAGGTGTAGCGGCCGTCGGGCGCAAGCCCGCTGGGGGCGTAGCCCCGCAGCCACGGCGCCACCGCGTGGTAGCCGGCGTCGGCCAAGGCGGGCAGGAGATGCCGCCACGTATAGGCGGAGTCGGGGAAGCCGTGGAGGCAGAGGGCCAGCGGGCCGTCGGCCGGCCCGTCTTCGAGGTAGGCGAGTGAGAGCCCGCCGACGGAAACGTCCCCCTCGCGCACGAATGTGGAGGTTAACCGCCCCCCTTGGCGCGCCGAGAACTAGTGCATGGCCCATGAATGGCTCGATCGTCTCCTTCGCGCCATGGAGGACCTCGACGCGTCCGACCTCCACGTGAAGGCGGGCTCGCCGCCGCGGATCCGCGTCCACGGCGACCTCCGCAAGATGGACGTCGAAGAGAAGCTCACCAACGAGATGACCGCCGACATGGCCGCCGCCATCATGCGCGACGACGTGGCGGAACAGTTCTCCATCCGCAACGAAGCCGACTTCGCCTACGCCATCCCCGGCTGCGGCCGCTTCCGCGTCAACGTGTTCCGCCAGCGGGGCTCGGTCGCCATGGTCTTCCGGCGGGTGCGCACCTCGGCGGCCAGCTTCGACGAGCTCAATGTGCCCGAAGTCGTGGGCCGGCTCGCCTCCGAACACCGCGGCCTGGTCCTCGTCACCGGGCCCACCGGCTCGGGAAAGACGACCACCCTGGCCGCCATGATCGACCACATCAACCAGACACGCGAGGTCCACATCGTGACCATCGAGGACCCCATCGAGGTCCTCCACCGCGACAACCTGGCCGAGATCAACCAGCGGGAGATCGGCTTCGACACCCGCGACTTCGCCACCGCCATGCGAGCCGCCATGCGCCAGGACCCCGACGTGATCCTGGTGGGCGAGATGCGCGACCAGGAGACGGTCGCCGCCGCCCTGTCGGCCGCCGAGACCGGCCACCTGGTCTTCTCCACCCTCCACACCATCGACGCCACCGAGACCGTGAACCGGATCGTCGACTTCTTCCCGCCCCACCAGCAGAACCAGATCCGGGTGGCGCTGGCCGGGTCGCTCAAGGGCACCATCTGTCAGCGGCTGGTACCCACGGCCGACGGGATCGGCCGGGTGCCCGCCCTCGAGGTGATGGTGGTCAACGGCCGCCTGCAGCAGTGCATCATCGACCCCCAACGCACCGGCGACATCCACGAGATCGTGGCCGATGGCGAATACTACGGAATGCAGACCTTCGACCAGGCGCTGGTCAAGCTCTACCAGGCCGGTGCCATCGACCTACGGGGGGCCATGATGACGGCCACCAACCCTCACGATCTCAAGGTGATGTTGCAACAGCGAGGGCTGGTCGGCACGACCACTCGCTGAGGCGAGCCCGGGCGGAAGGGGCCGCCTACGATGCGCGCATCCCCGAGCCCGCCGAGCCCGCCGTGCCCCCCGAGCCGGCTGCTGGGCCGGTGGGGCCGATGGCCGCCGACTTCGTCCTGCCGGGCGATGCCGGTCCCGGCTCCGCGCAGGAATTCGACGTGGCCCGGTTCCGGGACGTGCTCGGGCACTTCGGCACCGGCGTCACGGTGATCACCGGGATGGCCAAGGACGTGCCGGTCGGCTTCACCGCCCAGTCGTTCACGTCGGTGTCACTCGACCCGGCTCTCGTGGCCGTGTGCCCGGCCCGGTCGTCGGTCAGCTGGCCCGTCATCCGTCATGGCGGCAC includes the following:
- a CDS encoding flavin reductase family protein — its product is MPPEPAAGPVGPMAADFVLPGDAGPGSAQEFDVARFRDVLGHFGTGVTVITGMAKDVPVGFTAQSFTSVSLDPALVAVCPARSSVSWPVIRHGGTFCANVLAEDQESLGRVFATRGADKFKGVPWKPSPATASPILDGVLAWVDCRIVAEHDGGDHVIAVARVV
- a CDS encoding PilT/PilU family type 4a pilus ATPase produces the protein MAHEWLDRLLRAMEDLDASDLHVKAGSPPRIRVHGDLRKMDVEEKLTNEMTADMAAAIMRDDVAEQFSIRNEADFAYAIPGCGRFRVNVFRQRGSVAMVFRRVRTSAASFDELNVPEVVGRLASEHRGLVLVTGPTGSGKTTTLAAMIDHINQTREVHIVTIEDPIEVLHRDNLAEINQREIGFDTRDFATAMRAAMRQDPDVILVGEMRDQETVAAALSAAETGHLVFSTLHTIDATETVNRIVDFFPPHQQNQIRVALAGSLKGTICQRLVPTADGIGRVPALEVMVVNGRLQQCIIDPQRTGDIHEIVADGEYYGMQTFDQALVKLYQAGAIDLRGAMMTATNPHDLKVMLQQRGLVGTTTR
- a CDS encoding alpha/beta hydrolase, translating into MREGDVSVGGLSLAYLEDGPADGPLALCLHGFPDSAYTWRHLLPALADAGYHAVAPWLRGYAPSGLAPDGRYTSSAIVDDADALHAALGGDERAVLIGHDWGALGAYGAAAAGPERWSKLVTMAVPPMSVFGAAFLSYDQIRRSFYIYFFQTPFAEMAVGADDLAFLDRLWADWSPGFDAAEDVAHVKDALRAPEHLSAALATYRAMFQPDPHTRPDWPLPQPWLYVHGRNDGCIGVEFAPPDALIIEDAGHFCHVERPDVVNAAVLRFLAD